The Haloplanus sp. CK5-1 genome contains a region encoding:
- a CDS encoding selenium-binding protein SBP56-related protein, which translates to MSTDEPSQSTEEHGHEHHEVEGPGYPTPAAMRTESEREKTAFVIALRVGMDVDGSDFIGVVDLDPESDTYSELIDTVEMPNKGDELHHFGWNTCSSSCHTEGLMRDHLIVPGQRSSRIHILDAEDPRDMEIEKVIEPEELFEYDLSAPHTVHCVPGGKVVISMLGDADGELPGGFLQLDQEDFSIDGHWEADRGDMEMNYDYWYQPRHNVMISTEWAAPKTYYPGFDLDDVEAGKYGDSIHIWDWENKEHQQTLTFGEEGLIPLEIRMPHDPEETQGYVGAALSSNILRFWEESDGVWEWEKVIDVESREHPDWDMPVPGLVTDIVLSLDDQYLFFSNWLHGDMRMYDVSDFGNPRLVDRIWAGGNFGDRQEIQDTEIRGAPQMLQLSRDGKRVYWTTSLFSSWDNQFYPEIGEQGSLMMKADVYPDEGRMELDEDFLVDFGDAPGGPARAHEIRWPGGDCTSDVWQ; encoded by the coding sequence ATGAGTACCGACGAACCAAGCCAATCGACCGAGGAGCATGGCCACGAACACCACGAAGTAGAGGGACCGGGGTATCCGACGCCCGCGGCGATGCGAACCGAGTCCGAACGCGAGAAGACGGCGTTCGTCATCGCGCTCCGTGTCGGGATGGACGTCGACGGCTCCGACTTCATCGGCGTCGTCGACCTCGACCCCGAATCGGACACGTACAGCGAACTGATCGACACCGTCGAGATGCCGAACAAGGGCGACGAACTCCACCACTTCGGCTGGAACACCTGTTCGTCGTCGTGTCACACCGAGGGGCTGATGCGCGATCACCTGATCGTGCCCGGACAGCGGTCCTCGCGCATCCACATTCTCGACGCCGAGGATCCGCGGGACATGGAGATCGAGAAGGTCATCGAGCCCGAGGAGCTCTTCGAGTACGACCTGTCGGCGCCCCACACGGTTCACTGTGTCCCCGGTGGCAAGGTCGTCATCAGCATGCTCGGGGACGCCGACGGCGAACTCCCCGGTGGCTTCCTGCAACTCGACCAGGAGGACTTCTCCATCGACGGCCACTGGGAGGCCGACCGCGGTGACATGGAGATGAACTACGACTACTGGTACCAGCCCCGCCACAACGTGATGATCTCGACGGAGTGGGCCGCGCCGAAGACCTACTACCCCGGCTTCGACCTCGACGACGTTGAGGCGGGCAAGTACGGCGACAGCATCCACATCTGGGACTGGGAGAACAAGGAACACCAGCAGACCCTGACCTTCGGCGAGGAGGGGCTGATTCCGCTCGAGATCCGGATGCCCCACGATCCCGAGGAGACGCAGGGCTACGTCGGTGCCGCCCTCTCCTCGAACATCCTCCGCTTCTGGGAGGAGAGTGACGGCGTCTGGGAGTGGGAGAAAGTCATCGACGTCGAATCGCGCGAGCATCCCGACTGGGACATGCCCGTCCCCGGGCTGGTGACCGACATCGTCCTCTCGCTGGACGATCAGTACCTGTTCTTCTCGAACTGGCTGCACGGCGACATGCGGATGTACGACGTCAGCGACTTCGGCAACCCCCGACTTGTCGACCGGATCTGGGCCGGCGGCAACTTCGGTGACCGACAGGAGATCCAGGACACCGAGATCCGAGGTGCCCCCCAGATGCTCCAGCTCTCCCGCGACGGCAAGCGCGTCTACTGGACGACGTCCCTGTTCTCCTCGTGGGACAACCAGTTCTACCCCGAAATCGGCGAACAGGGATCGCTGATGATGAAGGCGGACGTCTACCCCGACGAGGGGCGGATGGAACTCGACGAGGACTTCCTCGTGGACTTCGGCGACGCTCCGGGCGGTCCCGCCCGCGCCCACGAGATCAGGTGGCCCGGCGGCGACTGTACCAGCGACGTCTGGCAGTAG
- a CDS encoding 2Fe-2S iron-sulfur cluster-binding protein, translated as MPHEVTLEWRDGREATIDVAEGETIIDATEREGLGVPYGCLYGACATCTGRLLDGDLVHVERANGLKPRHRQRGYVLLCVAEPRSDCRIEVGADVQADLVPNPWK; from the coding sequence ATGCCCCACGAGGTCACCTTGGAGTGGCGTGACGGGCGGGAAGCGACGATCGACGTCGCCGAGGGCGAGACGATCATCGACGCGACCGAGCGCGAGGGACTCGGTGTCCCCTACGGCTGTCTGTACGGCGCCTGCGCCACCTGCACCGGGCGTCTACTGGACGGTGACCTCGTTCACGTCGAGCGGGCGAACGGGCTGAAACCCCGACACCGACAGCGTGGTTACGTCCTCCTCTGTGTGGCCGAACCGCGTTCGGATTGTCGGATCGAAGTCGGCGCGGACGTACAGGCCGATCTCGTACCAAACCCCTGGAAATGA
- a CDS encoding hemolysin family protein, with amino-acid sequence MVDVGLSIARLLVALFLVVLNGFFVAAEFAFVRVRATSVEQLAADGSPGSAALQDVMNDLDNYLAVTQLGITLASLGLGWAGEPAIASLLEPVLGSVLPTALVHLVAVAIGFLIITFLHVVFGELAPKTFAIARTERLSLLLAPPMKLFYYIFYPGIVVFNGAANAFTQFLGVPPASESDETLGEREIRRVLARSGEEGDIDVEEVAMIERVFELDDTTVREVMVPRPDVTSVPADATLSALRETVFESGHTRYPVVEADDPNQVVGFVDVKDVLRASEEADAATTAGDIAHEVIVVPETTAINDLLLQFRAEHQQVAAVIDEWGSFEGIATVEDVVEAVVGDLRDGFDADERESTIRRRGDGGFDADGGVAISTVNDVLDVDIDHETVGTIGGVVLSRLDRAPEVGDRVDVAGRAIEVTGVDGARISTVRIHERDAESVDESDSA; translated from the coding sequence ATGGTAGACGTCGGCCTCTCCATCGCACGGCTCCTCGTCGCGTTGTTCCTCGTGGTGCTGAACGGCTTCTTCGTCGCCGCGGAGTTCGCATTCGTGCGGGTCCGTGCCACGTCGGTCGAACAACTCGCCGCCGACGGGAGCCCTGGCTCGGCGGCCCTCCAAGACGTGATGAACGACCTCGACAACTACCTCGCGGTGACGCAACTCGGTATCACCCTCGCCTCGCTGGGCCTCGGGTGGGCCGGCGAACCGGCAATCGCGTCGCTCCTCGAACCCGTACTCGGGTCGGTCCTTCCCACGGCGCTCGTCCACCTCGTCGCCGTCGCCATCGGCTTCTTGATCATCACGTTTCTCCACGTCGTCTTCGGTGAACTCGCGCCGAAGACGTTCGCCATCGCCCGGACCGAGCGACTCTCGCTGTTGCTCGCACCGCCGATGAAACTCTTCTACTACATCTTCTACCCGGGGATCGTCGTCTTCAACGGGGCGGCCAACGCGTTCACGCAGTTTCTGGGTGTACCGCCGGCCTCCGAGTCCGACGAGACGCTCGGCGAACGCGAAATCCGGCGGGTCCTGGCACGCTCCGGAGAGGAGGGCGATATCGACGTCGAGGAGGTAGCGATGATCGAGCGTGTGTTCGAACTCGACGACACCACCGTGCGGGAGGTCATGGTTCCACGGCCGGACGTGACGAGCGTGCCAGCCGACGCCACGCTATCGGCTCTTCGCGAGACCGTCTTCGAGTCCGGCCACACGCGCTATCCGGTCGTCGAGGCCGACGACCCGAACCAGGTGGTCGGGTTCGTCGACGTCAAGGACGTGTTGCGCGCGAGCGAAGAGGCGGACGCGGCGACGACGGCCGGCGACATCGCACACGAGGTCATCGTCGTCCCGGAGACGACGGCGATCAACGACCTCCTGTTGCAGTTCAGGGCGGAGCACCAGCAGGTGGCCGCGGTGATCGACGAGTGGGGATCGTTCGAGGGTATCGCGACGGTCGAGGACGTCGTCGAGGCCGTCGTCGGTGATCTCCGCGACGGGTTCGACGCCGACGAGCGTGAATCGACGATCCGCCGGCGGGGGGACGGGGGGTTCGACGCCGACGGCGGCGTCGCGATATCGACCGTCAACGACGTACTCGACGTCGACATCGACCACGAGACGGTCGGAACGATCGGCGGTGTCGTGCTCAGCCGACTCGACCGCGCGCCCGAAGTGGGTGACCGCGTCGACGTCGCTGGACGCGCCATCGAGGTGACTGGCGTCGACGGTGCCCGGATTTCGACGGTTCGGATCCACGAACGCGACGCCGAGTCGGTCGACGAGTCGGATTCGGCCTGA
- a CDS encoding metal-dependent hydrolase produces the protein MLFPTHLAAAYVLGERWDLSAPLLVAGAALPDLVDKPAAMLNLVDLYQTAGHSLAVLAAGFAVVFLRRAWTPLWLGWASHLALDAVHMIVNGRPGDLLFLAWPTITHVPAVSLPPVAFARHYVGTPSFALEFVVWGVLAAMLLGRRRPTKRRDCGRS, from the coding sequence GTGCTCTTTCCCACTCACCTCGCCGCGGCGTACGTCCTCGGGGAGCGGTGGGACCTGTCCGCTCCCCTCCTCGTCGCGGGGGCGGCGCTCCCCGACCTCGTGGACAAGCCCGCCGCGATGCTGAATCTCGTCGACCTCTACCAGACGGCCGGACACTCCCTGGCCGTCCTCGCCGCCGGCTTCGCCGTCGTGTTCCTCCGCCGGGCATGGACCCCGCTGTGGCTCGGCTGGGCGTCACACCTCGCGCTCGACGCCGTCCACATGATCGTCAACGGGCGGCCGGGGGACCTCCTCTTTCTGGCGTGGCCGACGATCACGCACGTCCCGGCCGTCTCCCTCCCGCCCGTCGCGTTCGCTCGCCACTACGTCGGCACGCCGTCGTTCGCCCTCGAGTTCGTCGTCTGGGGTGTGCTGGCCGCGATGCTTCTGGGTCGGCGACGACCCACGAAACGAAGGGACTGCGGTCGAAGTTAG
- a CDS encoding methionine synthase gives MSENNREQFRPDDHPNEHFLLTSIVGSYPKPKWLNRVSDLAEDPDSKFTEEQLHEAHDDACRVIVDEHERAGLDTVSDGEMRRNEMVEFFADRIEGYEFNGPVKVWGHNYFDKPSVVDEVEYAESWLVDEFEFTKSAASKPVKVPITGPYTLAAWSFNEAYDDEADLAYALADLVNEEIEALVDAGARYIQIDEPALATTPDDHAIVGECLDRIVAGIPDEVRIGLHVCYGDYSRIYPELLEYPIDEFDLELCNGDYEQIDVFTDPEFTTDLALGVVDVHTTEVESVEEIKENILRGFEVVPPENLTVSPDCGVKLLPREVAYRKIENMVTAAREVEAELDAGEIDLGPEVSAD, from the coding sequence ATGAGCGAGAACAACCGCGAGCAGTTCCGCCCCGACGACCACCCCAACGAGCACTTCCTGCTCACCTCCATCGTCGGCAGTTACCCGAAGCCCAAGTGGCTCAACCGGGTCTCGGACCTCGCGGAGGATCCGGACTCGAAGTTCACCGAGGAGCAACTCCACGAGGCCCACGACGACGCCTGCCGCGTCATCGTCGACGAACACGAGCGGGCGGGACTCGACACCGTCTCGGACGGCGAGATGCGCCGCAACGAGATGGTGGAGTTCTTCGCCGACCGCATCGAGGGTTACGAGTTCAACGGCCCCGTGAAGGTGTGGGGCCACAACTACTTCGACAAACCCTCGGTCGTCGACGAGGTCGAGTACGCGGAGTCGTGGCTCGTCGACGAGTTCGAGTTCACGAAGTCCGCCGCCTCGAAGCCGGTGAAGGTGCCCATCACCGGCCCGTACACCCTCGCCGCCTGGTCGTTCAACGAGGCGTACGACGACGAGGCCGACCTCGCCTACGCGCTGGCCGACCTCGTCAACGAGGAGATCGAGGCGCTGGTCGACGCCGGCGCGCGCTACATCCAGATCGACGAACCCGCCTTGGCGACGACGCCGGACGACCACGCCATCGTCGGCGAGTGTCTCGACCGCATCGTCGCCGGCATTCCCGACGAGGTGCGCATCGGCCTCCACGTCTGTTACGGCGACTACTCGCGCATCTACCCCGAACTGCTGGAGTACCCCATCGACGAGTTCGACCTCGAACTCTGCAACGGCGACTACGAACAGATCGACGTGTTCACCGACCCCGAGTTCACGACCGACCTCGCGCTCGGCGTCGTCGACGTCCACACCACGGAGGTCGAGTCCGTCGAGGAGATCAAGGAGAACATTCTGCGCGGGTTCGAGGTCGTCCCGCCGGAGAACCTCACCGTCAGCCCGGACTGTGGCGTGAAGCTCCTCCCCCGGGAGGTCGCGTACCGGAAGATCGAGAACATGGTCACGGCCGCCCGCGAGGTCGAAGCCGAACTCGACGCCGGCGAGATCGACCTCGGTCCGGAAGTCAGCGCGGACTAA
- a CDS encoding 5-methyltetrahydropteroyltriglutamate--homocysteine methyltransferase — protein MTELVATTPGLYPLPDWAKDELSELKGHQKGDLISGDEGPEVRDAYERARADVVDAQADSDLDRIVEGQLRWDDMLAHPLAVHENVETGGIVRYYDNNNFYRDPQVQDELTPSGDVAEELSAVDADGDDLQAVLPGPYSLSDLATDEFYGDDADFLDAVADFLAGEVAEFPAHETLFLLEPSLVENTPDDDANEHASEAIDRVADAADADVVVHTYWGSIPERTYAHLMDADVDAIGFDFVADADESLYNINEYGTKDAVAMGLVDGQNTLVESPETIRDRVEWVDENTHTDFDRAYITSNTELFYLPVNKFEAKLEALADAATLAEVDA, from the coding sequence ATGACCGAACTGGTCGCCACGACACCGGGACTGTATCCACTTCCCGACTGGGCGAAAGACGAGCTATCCGAACTGAAGGGCCACCAGAAGGGCGACCTGATCTCCGGCGACGAAGGGCCGGAGGTCCGCGACGCCTACGAGCGCGCCCGCGCCGACGTGGTGGACGCACAAGCCGACTCCGACCTCGATCGGATCGTCGAGGGCCAACTGCGGTGGGACGACATGCTCGCCCACCCACTGGCCGTCCACGAGAACGTCGAGACGGGAGGGATCGTCCGCTACTACGACAACAACAACTTCTACCGCGACCCGCAGGTGCAGGACGAACTGACACCCTCGGGCGACGTTGCGGAGGAGCTGTCGGCCGTCGACGCCGACGGCGACGACCTGCAGGCCGTCCTGCCGGGGCCGTACTCCCTGTCCGACCTCGCCACCGACGAGTTCTACGGCGACGACGCCGACTTCCTCGACGCGGTCGCCGACTTCCTCGCGGGCGAGGTGGCGGAGTTCCCTGCCCACGAGACGCTGTTCCTCCTGGAACCGTCGCTGGTTGAGAACACACCCGACGACGATGCCAACGAACACGCGAGCGAGGCCATCGACCGCGTCGCCGACGCGGCGGACGCGGACGTCGTCGTCCACACCTACTGGGGATCGATCCCGGAGCGGACGTACGCCCACCTGATGGACGCCGACGTCGACGCCATCGGTTTCGACTTCGTCGCCGACGCCGACGAGTCGCTGTACAACATCAACGAGTACGGCACGAAAGACGCGGTTGCGATGGGGCTGGTCGACGGGCAAAATACGCTCGTCGAGTCGCCCGAGACGATCCGCGACCGGGTCGAGTGGGTCGACGAGAACACCCACACCGACTTCGACCGGGCCTACATCACCTCGAACACGGAACTGTTCTACCTGCCGGTGAACAAGTTCGAGGCCAAACTCGAGGCGTTGGCCGACGCCGCCACGCTCGCGGAGGTGGACGCATGA
- a CDS encoding HemK2/MTQ2 family protein methyltransferase — MTDDSAADLAARRGMETTVYQPAEDSRLLAEAAVNHARGRTLEVGTGSGWVAERIAAETDAEVVASDYNPEACRQARDRGLTAVRADLVAPFRAESFDTVAFNPPYLPTDPDNEWDDRMERALSGGESGRAVIEPFLDSVGRILCPGGIVLLLVSSLTGFEAVVEDAERQGFGVETVRQESYPFETLSILRLE; from the coding sequence ATGACCGACGACTCGGCCGCTGATCTGGCGGCCCGCCGGGGGATGGAGACTACGGTGTACCAGCCGGCCGAGGACTCCCGCCTGCTCGCCGAGGCGGCGGTCAACCACGCCCGCGGTCGGACGCTCGAAGTCGGAACGGGGTCGGGCTGGGTCGCCGAGCGCATCGCGGCGGAGACGGACGCCGAGGTGGTCGCCAGCGACTACAACCCCGAGGCCTGTCGGCAGGCCCGCGACCGGGGACTGACGGCCGTCCGGGCCGACCTCGTCGCGCCGTTCCGAGCCGAGAGCTTCGACACCGTCGCCTTCAACCCGCCGTATCTCCCCACCGATCCCGACAACGAGTGGGACGACCGGATGGAGCGGGCGCTCTCGGGCGGGGAGTCCGGGCGGGCGGTCATCGAGCCCTTCCTCGATTCGGTCGGGCGGATCCTGTGCCCCGGCGGAATCGTCCTCCTCCTCGTCAGCAGCCTCACGGGATTCGAGGCGGTCGTCGAGGACGCGGAGCGGCAGGGGTTCGGCGTCGAAACGGTGCGCCAGGAGTCCTATCCCTTCGAGACGCTGTCGATCCTGCGGCTCGAATAA
- a CDS encoding mechanosensitive ion channel family protein, with protein sequence MADAVTAATATTASRAIATVVIIVIVLGARYGANRLRRSDREIGQRSELVLSAAMTLVTGGGILTVVVLWDLVGPLARSYRNLGLQNLAGRILLAVVILTTTYALTDLVGRIIGEFTGKRSSISEHQREIVYRLTQVTLYTLAVLVVVGLFTRDLGSLLVGAGFLGIVVGMAARQTLGAALAGFVLMFSRPFEIGDWIQVGDREGIVTEITIVSTRIQTFDGEYVMLPNDEVSGQAITNRTRKGRLRIEVEVGVDYDHDPERAARIAREAVKELDQILNVPTPQVVGKRFGDSAIVLGIRVWIDNPSARRMWRARTAVIEAVTDAYADAGIKIPFPQRELMGRTEEGGLATAEGAERPAPAPATDGDGER encoded by the coding sequence GTGGCTGACGCCGTCACCGCCGCGACCGCGACGACGGCGAGTCGGGCGATCGCGACGGTCGTCATCATAGTGATCGTCCTCGGCGCCCGGTACGGCGCGAACCGTCTGCGCCGAAGCGACCGCGAGATCGGCCAGCGGAGCGAACTCGTGCTGTCGGCGGCGATGACGCTGGTGACCGGCGGCGGTATCCTGACGGTCGTCGTGCTGTGGGATCTGGTCGGACCGCTGGCGCGGTCGTACCGGAACCTCGGCCTCCAGAATCTCGCCGGGCGGATCCTGCTCGCGGTGGTGATCCTGACGACGACCTACGCCCTGACCGACCTCGTCGGGCGTATCATCGGCGAGTTCACGGGCAAGCGATCGAGCATCAGCGAACACCAGCGGGAGATCGTCTACCGGCTGACACAGGTGACACTGTACACGCTGGCGGTGCTCGTCGTGGTCGGCCTGTTCACCCGCGACCTCGGGAGCCTGCTGGTCGGGGCCGGCTTCCTCGGCATCGTCGTCGGCATGGCAGCCAGACAGACGCTGGGGGCGGCCCTCGCGGGGTTCGTCCTGATGTTCTCACGGCCCTTCGAGATCGGCGACTGGATTCAGGTGGGCGACCGCGAGGGGATAGTCACCGAGATTACCATCGTCAGCACCCGTATCCAGACGTTCGACGGCGAGTACGTGATGCTCCCGAACGACGAGGTGAGCGGCCAGGCGATCACCAACCGCACTCGCAAGGGTCGACTCCGGATCGAAGTCGAGGTCGGAGTCGACTACGACCACGACCCCGAGCGAGCGGCCCGGATCGCCCGCGAAGCGGTCAAGGAACTGGATCAGATCCTGAACGTGCCGACGCCCCAAGTGGTGGGCAAACGGTTCGGGGACTCGGCCATCGTCCTCGGGATCCGGGTGTGGATCGACAACCCGAGTGCCCGGCGGATGTGGCGTGCCCGGACTGCGGTGATCGAGGCGGTCACCGACGCCTACGCCGACGCGGGGATCAAGATCCCGTTCCCGCAGCGCGAACTCATGGGTCGGACCGAAGAGGGCGGCCTCGCCACCGCGGAGGGGGCCGAACGCCCGGCCCCGGCACCGGCGACGGACGGCGACGGGGAGCGATGA
- a CDS encoding 16S ribosomal RNA methyltransferase A, with amino-acid sequence MTASRDPNRLLDRAGVSGNPDRDQHFLVDDRVLDRLPTHLDDDADRSHVLEVGGGTGALTDRLLATSDRVTVVERDPDLAAFLRREFDAGIEAGRLTVIDGDALEVDLPEDVTASVSNLPYGVSSEITFRLLPLGIPTVLMFQREFAERMAAEPGTSEYGRLSVSASHYADVEVVEPVPPTAFSPPPAVDSAVVRTTPRDPDYEVDDEAFFLRFVKAVFTQRRKTLRNAVRNTAHISGIDDPDAVVAAADETIMSKRAGDLRPDEFAELAGLAAEHGGGVEGG; translated from the coding sequence ATGACAGCGTCGCGCGACCCGAACCGACTGCTCGATCGAGCGGGCGTGAGCGGGAATCCGGACCGCGATCAGCACTTCCTCGTCGACGACCGTGTCCTCGATCGGTTGCCGACGCACCTCGACGACGACGCCGACCGGAGCCACGTCCTCGAGGTCGGCGGCGGGACGGGCGCGCTCACCGACCGCCTCCTCGCGACGAGTGACCGGGTGACCGTTGTCGAGCGCGACCCCGACCTCGCCGCCTTCCTCCGACGGGAGTTCGACGCGGGGATCGAGGCCGGCCGGCTGACCGTGATCGACGGCGACGCCCTCGAGGTCGACCTGCCCGAGGACGTGACCGCGAGCGTTTCGAACCTACCCTACGGCGTCTCCAGCGAGATCACGTTCCGCCTCCTACCCCTCGGTATCCCCACCGTTCTGATGTTTCAACGGGAGTTCGCCGAGCGCATGGCCGCGGAACCGGGGACGAGCGAGTACGGCCGTCTCTCGGTGAGTGCGAGCCACTACGCCGACGTCGAGGTGGTCGAACCCGTGCCGCCGACGGCGTTCTCGCCGCCGCCGGCGGTCGACAGCGCAGTCGTGCGGACCACGCCCCGCGACCCCGACTACGAGGTCGACGACGAGGCCTTCTTTTTGCGGTTCGTGAAGGCGGTGTTCACCCAGCGCCGGAAGACACTCCGAAACGCCGTCCGCAACACCGCCCACATCTCGGGGATCGACGACCCCGACGCGGTCGTCGCGGCGGCCGACGAGACGATCATGTCGAAACGGGCGGGGGACCTGCGGCCGGACGAGTTCGCCGAACTCGCCGGCCTCGCGGCCGAACACGGCGGGGGTGTCGAGGGTGGCTGA
- a CDS encoding DUF655 domain-containing protein, with product MTTSESGEAGVDAAEDVDRTYAVVLDHLPHGRPGDDRPQYKKSPLAYALGESAFRLLELTLDDDADVSIGDRIAVDPAGERDPVDRYREVEYDDLSNAATSELEYVVEEIVDREERRFVDFYNEAQPITLRLHQLNLLPGIGKKLRNDVLDERKREPFESFDDLEDRIAGLHDPKGVLVDRIIEELRDEDLKYRTFVGDDG from the coding sequence ATGACGACCTCCGAGAGCGGAGAGGCCGGCGTCGACGCCGCCGAGGACGTGGACCGGACGTACGCCGTCGTCCTCGACCACCTCCCCCACGGTCGGCCGGGAGACGACCGCCCTCAGTACAAGAAATCGCCGCTGGCGTACGCCCTCGGGGAGTCGGCGTTCCGGCTGCTCGAACTCACCCTCGACGACGACGCCGACGTGAGCATCGGCGATCGGATCGCCGTCGATCCGGCGGGTGAGCGGGACCCAGTCGACCGATACCGCGAGGTCGAGTACGACGACCTCTCGAACGCCGCGACCTCGGAACTGGAGTACGTGGTCGAGGAGATCGTCGACCGCGAGGAGCGACGCTTCGTCGATTTCTACAACGAGGCTCAGCCGATCACCCTCCGTCTCCACCAACTCAACCTCCTGCCGGGCATCGGGAAGAAACTCCGCAACGACGTGCTCGACGAACGGAAGCGCGAACCGTTCGAGAGCTTCGACGACCTCGAAGACCGGATCGCCGGGCTCCACGATCCGAAGGGCGTCCTGGTCGACCGGATCATCGAGGAACTCCGCGACGAGGATCTCAAGTACCGGACGTTCGTGGGCGACGACGGGTAA
- a CDS encoding PUA domain-containing protein — translation MTSDELARLRTVADYQFGGGAGAALFPVDDDLTVTHSTGGRPRQIRADAGRVVSYGTDGRFTLGIEGGRRLIGTLDAPRARVVVGSESDPFVRDGKNAFAKFVRAVDDDVRPSDEVAVVDREGDLLGVGRAELSADAMRDFGTGMAVKVRSGTD, via the coding sequence ATGACTTCGGACGAACTCGCTCGTCTCCGGACGGTCGCCGACTACCAGTTCGGCGGCGGTGCTGGGGCAGCGCTGTTCCCGGTGGACGACGACCTGACGGTGACCCACTCGACCGGCGGTCGTCCCAGACAGATCCGCGCCGACGCGGGGCGGGTGGTCTCCTACGGTACCGACGGCCGCTTCACGCTCGGCATCGAGGGCGGGCGACGTCTGATCGGGACACTCGACGCGCCGCGGGCGCGGGTCGTCGTCGGCTCCGAGAGCGATCCGTTCGTTCGCGACGGGAAGAACGCCTTCGCGAAGTTCGTCCGCGCCGTCGACGACGACGTGCGCCCGAGCGACGAAGTGGCGGTAGTGGACCGCGAGGGCGACCTCCTCGGCGTCGGGCGGGCGGAACTGTCCGCCGACGCCATGCGTGACTTCGGGACGGGGATGGCGGTGAAGGTGCGCTCGGGTACGGACTAG
- a CDS encoding presenilin family intramembrane aspartyl protease PSH, which translates to MNAREARGTAVAGALFLLVQVGALAMVGPFETAGYQAVEDPSDPTNSLVYFAAILVATALMLAAFKYAFERAVRAVVLLSSALISWYVFAVVAPAPLVVGSVNVLAVALSVGVALALLVYPEWYVIDAAGVVMGIGAGALFGISFGLLPAIVLLSVLAVYDAISVYGTEHMLSLAEGVMDLRVPVILVVPLSLSYSLLDDDFSGANEVHEDGADDGADAAPDDAIDHTDDADEADGSSSGERDAFFIGLGDAVMPTVMVASAAAFSPASSLGVAGLPALNLPALLAMVGTFLGLGVLLWAVMKGRAHAGLPLLNGGAIGGYLLGSVLAGIPVARALGVAAYL; encoded by the coding sequence ATGAACGCCCGCGAAGCCCGCGGCACCGCCGTCGCCGGGGCGCTCTTCTTGCTCGTTCAGGTCGGCGCACTCGCGATGGTCGGCCCCTTCGAGACTGCGGGGTACCAGGCGGTCGAAGACCCCTCGGACCCGACCAACAGCCTCGTCTACTTCGCCGCCATCCTCGTCGCGACGGCCCTGATGCTCGCGGCGTTCAAGTACGCCTTCGAGCGGGCGGTCCGGGCGGTCGTCCTCCTCTCCAGTGCGCTGATCTCGTGGTACGTCTTCGCCGTCGTCGCGCCCGCACCGCTGGTCGTCGGGTCGGTCAACGTCCTCGCGGTGGCGCTCTCGGTGGGCGTCGCCCTCGCCCTCCTCGTCTACCCCGAGTGGTACGTCATCGACGCTGCCGGCGTCGTGATGGGGATCGGTGCCGGGGCGCTGTTCGGCATCAGTTTCGGTCTGCTGCCCGCTATCGTCCTCCTGTCGGTGCTCGCCGTCTACGACGCCATCAGCGTCTACGGCACCGAGCACATGCTCAGCCTCGCCGAGGGCGTGATGGACCTCCGCGTACCGGTGATCCTCGTCGTCCCGCTCTCGCTGTCGTACTCCCTGCTCGACGACGACTTCAGCGGGGCGAACGAGGTTCACGAGGACGGTGCGGACGACGGGGCGGACGCCGCCCCCGACGACGCCATCGATCACACCGACGACGCCGACGAGGCGGACGGCTCGTCGTCCGGCGAACGCGACGCCTTCTTCATCGGTCTGGGCGACGCCGTGATGCCGACCGTGATGGTCGCCAGCGCGGCCGCCTTCTCCCCCGCATCGTCGCTCGGCGTCGCCGGACTGCCGGCTCTCAACCTCCCCGCCTTGCTGGCGATGGTCGGGACCTTCCTCGGCCTCGGCGTCCTGCTGTGGGCCGTCATGAAGGGCCGCGCCCACGCGGGGCTGCCACTGTTGAACGGCGGTGCTATCGGCGGCTACCTCCTCGGCTCGGTCCTCGCGGGCATCCCGGTCGCCCGCGCGCTGGGCGTGGCGGCGTACCTCTAG
- a CDS encoding Gar1/Naf1 family protein, whose protein sequence is MRRLGTVTRTAQGLAIVRCTDGDPTPDIGTMAVDESLSGVGRVVDVFGPVDRPYLAVSPDDRIRLPDLLGTKLYAR, encoded by the coding sequence GTGCGTCGCCTCGGCACCGTCACCCGGACCGCACAGGGGTTGGCCATCGTCCGCTGTACCGACGGCGACCCGACGCCGGACATCGGCACGATGGCCGTCGACGAGTCGCTGTCGGGCGTCGGGCGCGTCGTCGACGTGTTCGGTCCCGTCGACCGCCCCTACCTCGCCGTCTCGCCCGACGATCGGATCCGCCTCCCCGACCTGCTCGGCACGAAACTCTACGCCAGATGA